The Suncus etruscus isolate mSunEtr1 chromosome 14, mSunEtr1.pri.cur, whole genome shotgun sequence genome contains a region encoding:
- the IL34 gene encoding interleukin-34, producing the protein MARGLARLRYLSVLLGVILGNKGLQVRPLSQSEECDATGFLREKLQYRNRLQYMKHYFPIDYRVPVPYEGVLRMANISRLQREQVGQQELRYLWVWVSLSATEAVRELLLDGHPSSGYLEEVQTLLLDVQQGLLDVEVSPKVQALLSLLSAPGLNLKLVRPKALLDNCFRVMELLYCSCCKASSVLAWHDCEVARPLLGGPEPPQCAAVAQLYSQPQPPPTASPGSPGAEAELPAQ; encoded by the exons ATGGCTCGGGGTCTCGCCCGGCTGCGCT ATCTCAGCGTCCTCTTGGGCGTGATCTTGGGAAACAAGGGTCTGCAGGTGAGGCCCTTGTCCCAGAGTGAGGAGTGTGACGCCACTGGCTTCCTGCGGGAGAAACTGCAGTACCGGAACCGCCTGCAGTACATG AAGCATTACTTCCCCATCGACTACAGGGTCCCCGTGCCTTATGAGGGGGTGCTCAGGATGGCCAACATCAGCCGGCTG CAAAGGGAGCAGGTGGGCCAGCAGGAGCTGCGCTACTTGTGGGTCTGGGTGAGCCTCAGCGCCACTGAGGCAGTGCGGGAGTTGCTGCTCGATGGACACCCGTCTTCGGGGTATCTGGAGGAGGTGCAGACGCTGCTGCTGGACGTCCAGCAGGGCCTCCTG GATGTGGAGGTCAGCCCCAAGGTGCAAGCACTGTTGTCACTTCTGAGTGCTCCGGGACTGAACTTGAAGCTGGTGCGCCCTAAAGCCCTGTTGGACAACTGTTTCCGGGTCATGGAGCTGCTCTATTGTTCTTGCT GTAAAGCAAGCTCTGTGCTGGCCTGGCATGACTGTGAGGTGGCTCGTCCTCTGCTTGGTGGCCCTGAGCCCCCGCAGTGTGCGGCTGTCGCCCAGCTGTACTCTCAGCCCCAGCCACCCCCCACTGCCTCCCCCGGCTCCCCAGGAGCTGAGGCAGAGCTCCCGGCTCAGTAA